A region of Drosophila suzukii chromosome 2L, CBGP_Dsuzu_IsoJpt1.0, whole genome shotgun sequence DNA encodes the following proteins:
- the LOC108011602 gene encoding mitochondrial pyruvate carrier 2 — protein sequence MLSLRMSKGTGPLSKLYNATISAVDKVVPNAVQPLWQSPAGPRTVFFWAPAFKWTLVLAGLSDTLNRPPGNISLNQCASLAVTGLIWSRYSVVITPKNYSLLAVNLGVFCIQGYLVIKHLRWRSENSRNAVFNHNNYPIKSEDEW from the exons atgttATCTTTGAGAATGTCTAAAGGTACGGGGCCCTTGTCAAAGTTATATAATGCCACCATTAGTGCTGTAGATAAGGTTGTTCCAAATGCAGTGCAGCCACTTTGGCAATCTCCGGCAG GTCCCCGAACTGTGTTTTTTTGGGCACCAGCGTTTAAATGG ACCTTGGTGCTGGCTGGTCTGAGTGATACGCTAAATCGTCCTCCTGGGAACATCTCCCTTAACCAGTGTGCCTCCCTGGCAGTCACTGGTTTAATTTGGTCCCGCTACTCAGTTGTTATAACACCCAAAAACTATAGTCTTCTGGCTGTCAATTTAGGCGTATTTTGTATCCAAGGTTACCTAGTGATAAAGCATCTTAGATGGCGGAGTGAGAATTCCCGGAATGCGGTGTTCAATCATAATAACTATCCTATCAAATCAGAAGATGAATGGTAA